A window of the Henckelia pumila isolate YLH828 chromosome 3, ASM3356847v2, whole genome shotgun sequence genome harbors these coding sequences:
- the LOC140891045 gene encoding hydrophobic protein LTI6B: MGTASCIDIIVAIFLPPLGVFLKFGCGHEFWICLLLTILGYIPGILYAIYAITK, translated from the exons ATGGGCACAGCATCTTGCATTGATATTATTGTGGCAATTTTTTTGCCTCCTCTTGGAGTCTTCCTCAAGTTTGGCTGCGGG CATGAGTTCTGGATTTGTCTGCTGCTGACCATCTTGGGTTACATCCCTGGAATTCTCTATGCCATCTACGCCATCACTAAGTAG
- the LOC140888602 gene encoding cucurbitadienol 11-hydroxylase-like encodes METFISSYIREVPFDLSYVACFVGTLVAIYITHWIYRWRNPKCNGVLPPGSMGLPLIGETIQLVIPSASLDLPPFIKNRMKRYGPIFRTNVAGRPVIITADPEFNHFLLKQDGKLVDTWSMDTFAEVFDQASQSSRKYTRNLTLNHFGIEALRGKLLPQIHAMVQKTLSVWSSRGSVEVKSESVTMAIDFAAKQIFSGDAPDKISDMFRDLVEGLMSFPINIPGTAHHKCLQIHKKVREMMRDVVTKRLAESERSHGDLLDHIIKDKNTESFLNEDFIVQLMFGLLFVTSDSISTTLALAFKLLEENPLVLEELIGEHENIIKKRENPESSLTWNEYKSMTFTLQVINEVLRLGNIAPGFFRRALKDIQVNGYTIPEGWVILIATVGLHLNADQFEDPLKFNPWRWKEIQPSVVSKCFMPFGSGLKQCAGAEYSRVLIATFLHVLVTKYRWTMVKGGKIVRSPIIRFPDGFHYKILRGQELIKHDCDDICSCLR; translated from the exons ATGGAAACATTTATTTCCTCGTACATAAGAGAAGTACCATTTGATTTGTCATATGTTGCTTGCTTTGTTGGAACATTGGTTGCCATTTATATTACTCACTGGATTTACAGATGGAGGAATCCTAAATGCAATGGAGTTCTCCCTCCCGGCTCTATGGGCCTCCCTCTCATTGGAGAAACCATCCAATTGGTCATCCCAAGTGCCTCTTTGGATCTCCCCCCATTCATCAAAAATAGAATGAAAAG ATATGGCCCTATCTTTCGAACCAACGTAGCAGGACGGCCTGTGATCATAACCGCAGACCCCGAATTCAACCATTTCCTACTGAAACAAGATGGGAAACTAGTTGACACATGGTCCATGGACACTTTCGCCGAAGTTTTCGATCAGGCGAGTCAATCTTCGAGGAAATACACCAGAAACTTGACTCTGAACCACTTCGGAATCGAGGCCTTGAGAGGGAAACTACTCCCACAGATCCATGCTATGGTCCAGAAAACCCTCTCTGTCTGGTCAAGTCGGGGATCCGTAGAAGTCAAAAGCGAATCCGTCACG ATGGCTATTGATTTTGCTGCAAAACAAATATTCAGCGGCGATGCACCAGACAAGATAAGTGACATGTTCAGAGACTTGGTTGAGGGCCTAATGTCTTTCCCCATCAATATCCCCGGCACCGCACATCATAAATGTTTGCAG ATACACAAGAAAGTTCGTGAAATGATGAGGGATGTAGTGACCAAGAGGCTCGCGGAATCCGAAAGGAGCCACGGCGATCTTCTCGACCATATCATCAAAGACAAGAACACGGAATCGTTCTTGAACGAAGACTTCATCGTTCAACTCATGTTCGGACTATTGTTCGTCACCTCGGATTCGATCTCCACCACACTTGCATTGGCTTTCAAGTTGCTGGAGGAAAACCCATTGGTGCTGGAGGAATTAATC GGGGAGCATGAGAATATAATCAAGAAAAGAGAGAATCCAGAGTCGAGTCTAACATGGAACGAATACAAATCCATGACCTTCACACTTCAGGTCATCAATGAAGTGCTCAGGCTGGGGAACATAGCCCCTGGATTTTTTCGTCGAGCCCTCAAAGATATCCAAGTTAATG GATACACAATCCCGGAAGGATGGGTGATTCTGATAGCCACGGTTGGTCTTCACCTCAACGCTGACCAATTCGAGGATCCGCTTAAATTCAATCCTTGGAGATGGAAG GAAATTCAACCAAGTGTCGTATCAAAATGTTTCATGCCGTTCGGGTCGGGTCTGAAACAATGTGCTGGCGCCGAATACAGCAGAGTCTTGATAGCAACATTTTTACATGTCTTGGTCACAAAATATAG ATGGACTATGGTGAAAGGAGGTAAAATCGTGAGGTCTCCTATCATCCGATTCCCAGATGGATTTCACTACAAAATCTTAAGAGGGCAAGAACTGATCAAACATGACTGCGATGATATATGTTCTTGTCTGAGATAG